CACGGACAAGCATCATAATGTTGATGACCGTCCCTACGGGGGCGGACCGGGCATGGTCATGGCCGTTGATCCGATCCGTCGCGCGCTTGGAACCCTTGGGCCAAAGGCGAGAGTGCTCATGCTCAGCCCCAAGGGGCGTCCCCTGACCCAGGCCCTGGCCCGGGAGCTGGCCGGGGAGGAAGAGATCGCGCTTTTGTGCGGGCGCTATGAAGGAATCGACGCCAGGCTGGAAGAGCTTTGCGCCATCGAGCCCATCTGCGTGGGCGACTTTGTCCTGAATGGCGGAGAGGTTGGCGCCCTGTGTCTGATCGAGGCCGTTGGCCGGCTCATTCCGGATTTCATGGGCAAGTACGAGAGCGCCGACGAGGAAAGCTTCAGTTCGGGCCTGCTTGAGTATCCCCATTACACCAGGCCCGAGGAGTACGAGGGCCTGAAAGTGCCGGAGGTTCTGTCTTCGGGACATCACGGGCGGATCATGGCCTGGCGGCGGGAAAAGAGCCTGGAGACGACCCTGGCCTCACGTCCGGACATTCTTGCCCAGGCGGCGCTGACAGATGAGGATATAAAATATTTGAAGTGCTTGGAGAGGGCGCGGCCAGGTCGCAATCTGTTCGTGGCGTTGGTCCATTACCCGGTTGAAAATAAATCGGGTCAGACCATCACAACGTCTTTGACAAACCTTGACCTCCACGATATTGCACGCGTTTCGTGTACCTATGGGCTCGGCGGATATTTTGTCTGCACCCCGGTAGCGGATCAACAGGACCTTGCCCGCACCCTTATCGGCCATTGGCGCGAAGGATACGGGCTCAAGGCAAATCCGGATCGGGGCACCGCCCTGGGCCGGGTTCGGGTGGTCGGACTGTTGGACGAAGCCATCGC
This sequence is a window from Desulfomicrobium apsheronum. Protein-coding genes within it:
- the trmD gene encoding tRNA (guanosine(37)-N1)-methyltransferase TrmD; the encoded protein is MRFSVISIFPEFFDSPLSCGLLSKAREKGLIEFSFINPRGHSTDKHHNVDDRPYGGGPGMVMAVDPIRRALGTLGPKARVLMLSPKGRPLTQALARELAGEEEIALLCGRYEGIDARLEELCAIEPICVGDFVLNGGEVGALCLIEAVGRLIPDFMGKYESADEESFSSGLLEYPHYTRPEEYEGLKVPEVLSSGHHGRIMAWRREKSLETTLASRPDILAQAALTDEDIKYLKCLERARPGRNLFVALVHYPVENKSGQTITTSLTNLDLHDIARVSCTYGLGGYFVCTPVADQQDLARTLIGHWREGYGLKANPDRGTALGRVRVVGLLDEAIAEITDCTGVRPKVVATSAKAGNMTCAQVSQMLQKEPVLLVLGTGHGLHRDVLAGADGMLRAIRFMDRYNHLSVRSAASIMVDRLLGDIG